The stretch of DNA GGATCGCCCGCCGCGAGGACGACCTCGCGGACCTGCTGGCCGAAGGGCCACGCCGGGTCGCCGACCGCAAGGAGGCCCACGACAACTCGCTGGCGGTCAAAGGCCAGACGATCGCGGCCTACGACCCGCGCTGTATGAAGGGCATGGGCATCGGCTACGCCACCTCGAACCGCGGGGCCTGCCACCTGCGGGGCTACACCCCCGCCGCCGAAATCCTGGGCATCCCCGAGAAGGTCGACCCCTACGAGTACGAGGGCAAGGGCGAACTCACCGCTCAGTTCCAGGATCTCCACGCCATCAGCGACTCCTTCGACATCTGCAAGTTCAACGCCTTCGCCGAAGGCATCGAGGAGTACGTCACCCAGTACAACGGGATGACCGGCCGTGACGTCACCGAAGACGAACTCCTCGAGGCCGGCGAACGGGTGTACAACCTCGAGCGGTACTACAACAACCTCGTCGGCTTCGACGGCAGCGACGACTCGCTACCCGAGCGCTTCCTCGAGGACGGCATCCGCGGGCAGGGCGCAAGCGAAGGCGAGTACTGCGAACTCGACGAGATGAAAGCAGAGTACTACGAACACCGCGGCTGGGTCGACGGCGTCGTCCCCGACGAGAAACTCGACGAACTCGGGATCGATATTGGCCCCGGAACGGGCGTCAGCAGCGAGGGCGGTGCAGCGGTCTCGGGCGACGACTGATCGCTATCGTCGTCCTTGCGGCGACCGAATTATTACAAACAGCAAAAGCCGCTTCGAGCCGTCGACTGCGTCCGCTACGGGATGAGACGGATCGTGTCCGCGACAGCTGACTCCGTAGCGACGCTAGTCGTCTGCGACGGCGTAGGTGGCAGCCGAGTCGGCTTCGTCCGGCTTCGTCAGCTCGACTTCGACACCGCCGTCGGCGACGGAGACCAGCACGTCGTCGAAGTTCTTCCGGTACTCGGTCGCGTGCTTGCCCGAGGTGTTGATCCGGACTTGCTCTGTGACCAGCTCGGCTTCGGTCAGCATCTCGACTTTCCGGTAGGCTGTCGACATCGGGATGTCACATTCCTCGGAAAGTTCCGTCGCCGTCAGCGCGGTTTCGGCTGTCGCCTCGAGAATGGCCCGGCAGGCGTCGTCGTCGAGTGCTGCGAGCACGGCCTGGGGATCGACAGGATCGTCACGTTGCCAGCCTCGTCGCCGGGTGTCTGAGTTCGTAGCGGACATCTGTTACATCCCCTAGTAGCAACCAGTCCCCCTCCAAATGAGTCCCAATAAATACAGGGTGCTTTATATACGGTGTCGTAATTCTCGCTCGGCGGCGTACGTGAGGTGCTTGCGGACGCAGGCTTTAGGATGCCTGCGTCCCACCAGTGCGTCATGGCATCGGGGATTCGCGCGGAGGTAAAGATCGACGATCCGACCGACTGTATCGTCACACAGGCCGCAGCCGAAACGAGCGGTCGGGTCCACTCCGTCTCGAAGAGTACCAACCCGTCGACGCCCGAACGCGTGACCGTCGAATTCATGCTCGAGGCGGAGATAGAACCCGACGAATTCGACGTCGACGCGAAGCTCTCGGCGATCTTCTCGTATGGCTCGAGTACCGTCTATCGGTTCGAGCGCGACCTCGACCACGGCTGTCCCTGTGCGTGCATCGAGCGCTTCGACTGTCCGCCCGTCGATGTCCGTGCACATGGCGCGTCGCTGTACCTGACGTTTCACGCACCAGATATGACACACCTCCAGACGGTCATCGGCGCGTTGCGGGAGCGCTATGCGACGCTCGACGTCCAGCGGCTGCTCCAGTCCCAACAAGAACATACCGAGCAGAACCTCGTCTTCGTCGATCGGAACACGCTCACCGACCGCCAGGCCGAAGTCCTCGAGACGGCACATCGAATGGGGTATTTCGAACACCCAAAGCGGGCAAACGCCGGCGAGGTCGCTGACGAGCTCGGAATCACCGGGACGACGCTGACCGAACACCTCGCCGCAGCACAGACGAAACTCCTGAACGCGATTCTCGATCACGAGTAGGCGTCTCGTCGCGGTCGGCGATTCATCTGGATTCAACCCCTAAGAACGTGTCGGGACCTACAGGCACGCGGCAGCGAACCGCAATGCTATATATACCGGACGTGCAGCTATACCGTACACAAGCGAGGGTGCTACCCGACCCGCTCCGCCATGAGTAGATACGAATTCACGTGCCCCGAGTGTGGGCAAGAAATCGAAGTCAATGAATCGATGCGCGAAGCCACGCTGACACACGGCTGTCCGGTTTGTGCAGCGTCGGTGACGCCGTCTGACTTCGCGGCGGGGCAACCGACCGAGAACTGAAACCGCACCGTCCCCCTCGAGTGTCCGTCCTGCGCGACTTCCGCTGCTAGTCTAGGCCTGCCGGTCGACTTTGGTCCAGCGACCGTTGAGCGTGGCCGGTTCGAGGCGATAGAGTTCGATACAGAGGTCGTCTTTCCCGTCAGCCCAGAGCTCGAACAGTGGTCGCTTTGCCTCGCCGTACTGGGCGATTTCCTCGGGTGTGAGCTCCGACGGCTCGATGCTCTCGAGGCTGCCAGTCGCGATGATACTGCGATAGGACGCCTCCGCCTCATCGTAGACGACGAGTCGTGCCTCCGGCGAGGACTCGAGGAACTGGCGTTTTTCGCTCTCGGGCGTCGAAACCAGCCGCATATAGAACTCCCGATCGTCGTCGTCGTAGCCGTACGAGATCGGGATCGCATAGGGCTCGTCTGCGCGCGCAAGCGACAGCACCCCCGTCTCGTGTCGACCGAGGAAGTCGTCGATCTCCGTGTCGGTCATCTCGTTCTCCTGTTCGATGGCCATCGTCTCAGTAGCTTGCCAAAGGTGCAACACTATCTTTATAGTTGCCATCGACCGCGAGACCACTGCGGAGATCGTATCATCGGTTTGTGACGATCCGGTCGTGTCGCCGGCTCGGCCCCACCACTTCGTGCTTCTCAAGTCACTCTCTGTCACTGCAGACCGGCTCACGTGGCGGCCCTGCGAGTTCGTCTGATACGGTCTGCTATCACTGGGTACCGGCACACCCACATGACGGGTCGCGGGTGCGCCGGCACTGACTGATAGGTGTCCGTATGAAGGAGTCCATAGGTGTCCGTATGAAGGAGTCCGTCGCAGGTCAGTCGGTACTAGGCGCTGATCCCGATAATGACCGGCTCCCGGATTTCGAGTGCCGTCTCGAATTCGGCCTCGCGGTCCGTCCGCCGTCCGATCCGCAATAGCTGCTCTTCGTGTGCGCGGCAGATTGCCGACAGCTCGCGGTCGGTCACGTCGAGACGCGTACCGAGGTCGTCCCAGTGTCCCCAGTCGACGAGAAAGACTTCCAGATCGTCGTCTGTATAGAGCCGTTCGTACTCCCGGCGATATCGCTCGAGGTCCGGTCCAAGCATCGCCTGTGTGCGATCGATCAGGTCTGGCAGTCGGGTCGGCGCAACGCTCGCCTTGGCGGCGGTCAGCAGGAGGACCTGTCCCTCGATCGGCTCACCCGCCATTTATCCACCTGCGCGCATCGCTTTCTGTGCGAACTGTTCGACGAGGGGCTCGAGCGTGGCTTCCTCGCCCTCGAAGACGATTGTCACCTCGGTCAACTGGAGCGAGGGGCCGACGCCGACCGTCTCCGAGGAGAACGTCGCCGTCCAGTCGTCGCCTGCGACGGTATCGTCGGCGACTCGCTCGCCGCCAAGCTTCGTCAGGTATCGAACCACGAGCCGCTCGGAGATGCCGCGAAAGGATCGCTCGAGACGCACTGTCATACACCTGATTCGGCTGCCGGACGGATATACTGTCGGGCAGCGGTCAGGCGAGGGCCGATCGCTGCCATCGGTACTGTGATGGAGCGCGGTCAGCCGACCGCTCGAAACAGGACCACCGCGCCGATGCCGCCACACAGCGCCAGCAGAATGTTCTCCGTGCGCCACATGACCAGCACGACGACGCCGGCTGCACCCCACTCTGCTGGTCCACCGGTCGCCAGTTCCGGTCCGAGGATTGCGATCACGATCGCGCCCGGCAGGACCGACAGCCCGGCCTCGAGTCGCTCGCTGACCTCGATTCGGCGCAGCAGCCAGAAGCCACCGACTTTCGTCAGCGCGGTCACGAGCGTCATCGCGAGGATGACGCCGACGACGAGCGGATCGAGCGCAAGCGCACCCTCACTCGTCATACCGGATCACCTCGACGGTTGCGGCTGCGAGGCCGCCAAGCAGGATGTACCACTGACCCGGAACGACGTTCGCGGCGGTGATGGCGGTCGCGAGCGCGACGAGCCACGGGACGAGCGTCGAGCGTCCCTCCCAGAGTTCGACGGCGAGCGCGACGAAGACCGCCGCGAGGACGAAGTCGATTCCGTACTGCGCTGGATCGCCGATCACGCCGCCGGCGGCCGCGCCGATGACCGTTGCGCCGACCCAGCAACACCAGATCGCGATCCCGGTTCCCAGGAGGAACGCCCCCCGGTTGCTGCCGGACTTGAGTTCGCGCATGGTCAGCGCCCAGTTTTCGTCGGCCATCACCAGCAGGCTCCCGTAGCTCTGCCGTGGTGTGAGTCGCTCGAGCCACGGGCTCAGCGCGGCACCCATCAACGAGTAGCGCAGGTTGATCGCAAGCGTCGTGAGAACGATCGTCGCGACCGGGAGCGGTTCCGCCCAGAGTTCGACGGCGACGATCTGGGCGGCGCCCGCGATAACGGTCGCACTCATCAGCGTCGCCTCGGCGACGCTCAGCCCTGCCTGGCGGGCGAGCATCCCGAACGCGACCCCGTAGCCGCCGACACCGAGTGCGACCGGGAGGCAGGTGAGAAAACCGGCGCGAATTCCCTCGCGGTCGAACGTGATCGTCTCGTTTTGCGTTTCCGTCACGTGCAGTTCGTCGGCCGGATCGTCCTCCGTTGCCATCGCGTGCGGTTCGTCGATCGGGTTGTCCGACGGAGTCTCGACGCACTCACCATGGCTCCGATCAGCGTCGCTACCGTCGAGTTTCGTCACGTTCGATTCGAGTCTAGCGACGCGTAAAGCGTTCTCGAAATCGCCGTCGGGCGTGCCGATCACGGCCCGTTCTCGCCGCCCGTGTCAGGAACGTCGGTTCGGCGCTAGCCGCCGGCGACCGGCGGAAACACCGACACGACGTCATCCGCTTCGAGCGCGGTCTCAGCTCCAGCCATGTGGACCACGTTGCGACCGTTTTTCAGCACGCTCAGCTGTGGCCGGATCTGTCCCTCCTCGAGTAACTGCCCCTCGAGCCCGTCGTATTCGGCCTCGAGATCGGCGAGCACCTCGCCGACGGTCGATTCGTCTCCGATCGTTCGCGTTTGCTCTTTCTCCCCGACGGCTTCCCGGTACGTGGCGAAAAACCGAAGATCGATGTCCATACAGGAGGGTCGTGGTCGGACGACATAAGTCCGGGCGGTGGTCCCACTACGATCGCGTCTCGCGGTGTGTGCGCGTTCGCCCGGGCGGTGATCGCTTCCAGCTCAGGTCGCCGAGGCTGCTGGCGATGTCGTGTACGAGACCGACGTGATATCGGCGGTTGCGAGTGCGTCGTCGATCGCGCTCGCGCCGCTTTCGGCTGCCTCGCGCTCGTCGTCGGCCTCGGTGGTGACCGTCACGGAAAACTCGAGGGAGATCGTGTACGGATCGAACGGTGCCGTTGGATGTTCGTAGACGTCGGCGTCGGTAACGTCCCAGTCGGTGATCGTCCCCTCCGCTGCGAGGGTCTCGAGGGTGTCGGCAACTGTCGACGTCGCGTCGTCACAGGCAGTCGTATCGGATCCGCCGTGAAGCGTCACGAGTGTCGTCCCTGTTCGGGACACAGCGAACTCCATGCCGTCTCTAAGGTGGCCTGGAATTTCAATGCTTGGTATGAATTAACACAATTGGTCACTACTCGACCCAGAACGGAACGCCGTGTGCCGAGAGGAGCGATCGCATCCGGTCGACGCCGCCTTGAATGTCCCATCCGTCCTGTGTGTAGTGTTTGTACGGATGGCGAAGCCACGAGTGTTCGCGATGGGCGAACACCTCGACGGTTCCTTCGCCCGTCCGAAACAGCGTGACGTGCAGTTGCCAGCGCGCAAGCGGTGATTCGCGGCGGACCCAACTCCCTGCCGAGCGTCGCCCGTCGTCGTGAACCTTCAGCGACGCGATCGGCTCCGACTCGAACGCCAACTCCGCGAGCATCGACCGCACTGCAGCCAGGGTGCGCTTGACGGTGCCGACGTACTCCGCTGGATGTTGTCTGCAGATGGCGTAGCCACCGAGGGGCTCTTTGAGCCGGTGGAGTGCCGGCAGAAGCCGACGGCGGACGCGAGTCGTCAGATCGATCGCGTCTGTTCCATCCGGTGTCGGTCGGTCAGTCGTCGCCACACGTTTCACTCTCGAGTCTGACTACAAAACAATTATTATCAGATATATTTTACTTCTATGGTGTGGGTAGAGTAAAACGGGGATACAGACATACAAAGGCGAAAATATGGCTATATAGAACTACACTTACGCATGACAGGTTCTACAGACAATTGTTCGGCAGGTGTCGCCGCTCGTCACAGATCCTGGAGTCGAATGCCGTCTGCCACCAATCGGGCGTTTCGCTCCCGATCGAGGTGATCGGCGAGGTCGTCGTGTTCGTGCAGTTGTGCGATCACGTCGGCGTACAGCGTCCGCCACGCGATCGCGTAAATCGGTGACTGTCCCCACGCTCGCAGCTCCGGCACCAGTTCGTCGTAGGTCTCGTATCGCGCCTCGAAGCGGTCGATTGCCTCGAGCACGCGAGCGGCGGCCTCGCGCTCGTCGTCGGCGTCCTCGAGTGCCCGATTGAGTCGGTTTTCCCAGCCTGCGACGGCCTTTTGCATGTCTGCCGCCGCGCTCTCGTCGTCGTCGGGCAGTCGCTCGAGGATCGGTTCCGGAACACCAAGCGTAATTTCGTCCATACGACGTGCTATGCGATCGCCTGACAAGAAACTGTTTCCATTCAGCGACCCCGGGGTGCCTACTGGGAGTCGAGCCACGTCGCCAACATGATCTCGTCGACGAGTTCGCCGTCGAGACAGTACTGGCCCTCGTGTTCGCCGTCTCGCTGCCAGCCGTGTTCTTCCAAGAACGCGAGTGCGTCGTCGTTGGTCGCGGGCACGTTCTGATAGCATTTCTGATACCCGGCGTCGCTGGCCCACTCGAGGCCGTACTCGAGCAGCGACGAGCCGATGCCCCGCCGTCGATACTGTGGCTCGACCCCGACGGTGAGTTCGGCAGTGTGACGCAGTGCCGGGAGTGCCGGTGCGTCGATGTGGAGCCAGCCGACGACATCGCCGTCCGTCGCCGGTGGCTCGGTACGTTCTTCGGACGACTCGGTCTCGGCTTCGTCCTCGGCCGGCTCCGGCAGAAGGATCGCCACGAAGACGATCCGCGACCGCGCCTCGTTGGCACGGACGAGCGCCGATTCCCGATCGAGTTCCATCGCGACGGTCTCGGCGCCGACGTACGTCTCGCCCTCGGCGACCGTCCGCATCGTCTCGACGACCCCGGCCCGGTCTTCCTCGCGCGCCGGTCGGATGACGACGACCCCCTCGTCGCACTCGAGATCAGCCGTCGTTGCCGAGAGCGCGATCCGAACCTTCCCGTCGATGTCGGTCAGATAGCCCTCAGCTTGCAGCGTCTCGAGACACGACTGCAGCTCGTCCTGCGTGGGTGGCACCGACTCGGTGTACGCCCTCGATCGAGCTGGTTTCGAATCCGAGTGACCGCCGTCGACTTCGATCGATCGCGCCAACTCGGCAGGCGTGACGGCTCCGTTTCGCTCGACGTACTCGTAGATGCGTCGCTGGAGCTCGTTTTCGAACGAGCCGGTCGGGTACACGCTCATAGCAACGACCGCGCGAACCGACGGTATTAGTATGCGATTCGTATCAGCGCCGATCTGGTTCCCGCCGCGGCGAAGTACGTCATTGTACTCGAGGCCCAACCGTTTCGAACAGTACGGACGCCTGTCACGACCGGAAATCACTTGCTAGGACCTGTTCCAGTCGCTGCCGATCCCGACTTGAACGGACTCAGTCGCGATTTACTATCGCGATATGGGGTTTATTATAGTGGTGACGGCGACTCACGCCAGCCACTCGGGACACACGTCGGTTGATACGGGAACTGAAATCGAGAACTTGTGACGCAGCATCGACTGTGAACCGGGGATGGCCCGGCGTTCGACTCGGCCAGCACTCGATTGAGACGGATTCCAGCCAGTCGTCATGTCAGTGCCGGCGGATCGCAACCCGCATGCGGGTGTGCTGGGGCCAAGAGATACCAGCCCGCATGACGTGTCGATCGTCCGTCTTGCGCAGGACGTGCCCGCTCTTTCGATCAGCTCACACTGGCGGTCGGACACATCACGGACTGCATTCGAACTGCGTGACTCGAGTCCGAGCCCGACCTACGTACACCGACCGTCGAGTTGGGTGAGCGACCGTGGCAGGCAATGGCCGCTTGTTAGCGCTGTCGTACAGATAGACGATCGTGCGCGCGCGTAGCCACCGCCGTCCGGTCGCCGCCATCAGCCCCGTGTCAGTGGTCTGTCTTCGTCGGCAGTCACCGGTCGTGGTCGTTCCTGCTGCGCGTGTTGATCTCGAGATCTCGGTGTGGTTCGTCACAGTATCGTAACACCTGCACCGAGGACGCACCGATCACACCGTCCGCGGTGCTCGCTCACGATGTTCGCTCCGACCTGCACTCGTGCGATCGGGTGTCCGGTGACGTTCAGATAGACGCTTGTCAGTGGGTGCCGGCGGGTCCGCGACCCGCCATGCACGGGTGCGCCGAGCTACGCGAGTAGTCGTTCCGACGCCAACGGACGTGAGTCCCGTGGCGTGTCCAATCCAGCAGTCCAAGGCAGGCGGTTCGAGAGCCGTGGCCTCACGGTTCACTTCGTGACTGTCTCATCCGAGTGGTGGAACGCCGTTCGTGATGGCGGTCGAATCTCGTCTTAGGCTGTCGCCGATCTCATGCTGTCACACTCGGAGGGTCGACCTGCACACCGACCGGAATCTCGCTTCCTGACCGACGGTAAATCATATATTGCTATATCGAATTAGTGGTACTTTCGACTGGATCGGATCGATCGCGTCATCACAGTCGCTCGTCGGCGTCGATCGGACGGGCAACCGAACTCACAGCCACTCGAGACC from Natrinema sp. HArc-T2 encodes:
- a CDS encoding AzlC family ABC transporter permease, whose translation is MATEDDPADELHVTETQNETITFDREGIRAGFLTCLPVALGVGGYGVAFGMLARQAGLSVAEATLMSATVIAGAAQIVAVELWAEPLPVATIVLTTLAINLRYSLMGAALSPWLERLTPRQSYGSLLVMADENWALTMRELKSGSNRGAFLLGTGIAIWCCWVGATVIGAAAGGVIGDPAQYGIDFVLAAVFVALAVELWEGRSTLVPWLVALATAITAANVVPGQWYILLGGLAAATVEVIRYDE
- a CDS encoding helix-turn-helix domain-containing protein; its protein translation is MASGIRAEVKIDDPTDCIVTQAAAETSGRVHSVSKSTNPSTPERVTVEFMLEAEIEPDEFDVDAKLSAIFSYGSSTVYRFERDLDHGCPCACIERFDCPPVDVRAHGASLYLTFHAPDMTHLQTVIGALRERYATLDVQRLLQSQQEHTEQNLVFVDRNTLTDRQAEVLETAHRMGYFEHPKRANAGEVADELGITGTTLTEHLAAAQTKLLNAILDHE
- a CDS encoding ubiquitin-like small modifier protein 1; this encodes MDIDLRFFATYREAVGEKEQTRTIGDESTVGEVLADLEAEYDGLEGQLLEEGQIRPQLSVLKNGRNVVHMAGAETALEADDVVSVFPPVAGG
- a CDS encoding AzlD family protein, giving the protein MTSEGALALDPLVVGVILAMTLVTALTKVGGFWLLRRIEVSERLEAGLSVLPGAIVIAILGPELATGGPAEWGAAGVVVLVMWRTENILLALCGGIGAVVLFRAVG
- a CDS encoding helix-turn-helix domain-containing protein — encoded protein: MSATNSDTRRRGWQRDDPVDPQAVLAALDDDACRAILEATAETALTATELSEECDIPMSTAYRKVEMLTEAELVTEQVRINTSGKHATEYRKNFDDVLVSVADGGVEVELTKPDEADSAATYAVADD
- a CDS encoding pyridoxamine 5'-phosphate oxidase family protein, with product MAIEQENEMTDTEIDDFLGRHETGVLSLARADEPYAIPISYGYDDDDREFYMRLVSTPESEKRQFLESSPEARLVVYDEAEASYRSIIATGSLESIEPSELTPEEIAQYGEAKRPLFELWADGKDDLCIELYRLEPATLNGRWTKVDRQA
- a CDS encoding FmdB family zinc ribbon protein; its protein translation is MSRYEFTCPECGQEIEVNESMREATLTHGCPVCAASVTPSDFAAGQPTEN
- a CDS encoding N-acetyltransferase family protein, yielding MSVYPTGSFENELQRRIYEYVERNGAVTPAELARSIEVDGGHSDSKPARSRAYTESVPPTQDELQSCLETLQAEGYLTDIDGKVRIALSATTADLECDEGVVVIRPAREEDRAGVVETMRTVAEGETYVGAETVAMELDRESALVRANEARSRIVFVAILLPEPAEDEAETESSEERTEPPATDGDVVGWLHIDAPALPALRHTAELTVGVEPQYRRRGIGSSLLEYGLEWASDAGYQKCYQNVPATNDDALAFLEEHGWQRDGEHEGQYCLDGELVDEIMLATWLDSQ